Proteins from a single region of Hordeum vulgare subsp. vulgare chromosome 6H, MorexV3_pseudomolecules_assembly, whole genome shotgun sequence:
- the LOC123401134 gene encoding 60S ribosomal protein L6-like, producing the protein MAPTSKMALGIKRASRSHSYHRRGLWAIKAKNGGAFPKAEKPAAVAEPKFYPADDVKPRTASTRKPKPTKLRSTITPGTVLILLAGRYMGKRVVFLKQLKSGLLLITGPFKINGVPVRRVNQAYVIATSTKVDISGVKVEKFDDKYFARDKKARAKKTEGELFETEKEATKNLPDFKKDDQKAIDAELIKAIDAVPDLKNYLGARFSLRDGDKPHEMTF; encoded by the exons ATGGCGCCGACGTCCAAGATGGCGCTGGGCATCAAGCGCGCGTCGCGGTCGCACTCCTACCACCGCCGCGGGCTCTGGGCCATCAAGGCCAAGAACGGCGGAGCCTTCCCAAAGGCCGAGAAGCCAGCCGCCGTCGCCGAGCCCAAGTTCTACCCCGCCGACGACGTCAAGCCCCGCACCGCCAGCACCCGCAAGCCCAAACCTACCAAGCTCAG GTCGACCATCACGCCCGGCACGGTGCTGATCCTGCTCGCTGGGAGGTACATGGGGAAGCGCGTGGTGTTCCTCAAGCAGCTCAAGTCTGGCCTGCTCCTCATCACTG GACCTTTCAAGATCAATGGTGTCCCAGTTCGCCGGGTGAACCAGGCTTATGTCATTGCCACATCCACAAAGGTTGACATCTCTGGTGTTAAGGTGGAGAAGTTTGATGACAAGTACTTTGCTAGGGACAAGAAGGCCAGGGCAAAGAAGACTGAAGGGGAGCTGTTTGAGACTGAGAAGGAG GCAACCAAGAACCTGCCTGACTTCAAAAAGGATGACCAGAAGGCCATTGATGCTGAGTTGATCAAGGCTATCGATGCTGTCCCTGACCTTAAGAACTATCTTGGTGCCCGGTTCTCTCTCAGGGACGGTGACAAGCCCCATGAGATGACCTTCTAA